Within Sorghum bicolor cultivar BTx623 chromosome 2, Sorghum_bicolor_NCBIv3, whole genome shotgun sequence, the genomic segment GTCAGAAAAGAAAAATCATCTCTCTACCACAACATTGAAGATTAGTGGTGAACCAATTGAGAAGCTCTTCCTATGGGGCCAGTCCTCTTGTGTGTTTACTGTTGGAGAAGAGCAGCAGGTCCTAACTTTTGGTGGTTTTGGAGGACCAGGAAGACATGCTAGGAGAAACTATTCCCTTCTGCTCGATCATAAATCTGGTTTTTTGATAGAAATGATCTTCAAAGCATCTCCTTCACCAAGGATGGGGCATACAGTTACTGCAGTTGGTAATAGCACTTATCTAATTGGAGGTAGAGGTGGCCCTTCAGAAATTCTTGATGATGTCTGGGTTTTGCTGAGCACTGGGAATACATGGTCAAAAGTGGAGTGCTGTGGAGATCTGTTCCAACCAAGGTACTGTTTAGATGAAATTGTTATCCCCCTTTGCCCGTGATCGATATTTTATGGACGTTCTGTCTCTTTATGCAGGCACCGACATGCAGCTGCTGCAGTAGCTTCAAAAATTTATGTATTTGGAGGACTCAGTAATGAAGGCATATATTCTTGTATGAATGTATTGGACACAAAAAATATGCAATGGAGTGTACTTGCTGCTTCAGGCGAATGGCCATGTGCTCGACATTCGCATTCTATGGTGTCATATGGTACAAATCTATTCATGTTCGGAGGTCATGATGGCCAACGGGCGCTGAAGGACTTTTACAGTTTTGATACAACAACACTTAGGTGGAACAAGGAAAACACAAATGGGGGATTTCCGTCACCTAGGTTTTCACACTGCATGTTCATCTACAAAAATTATCTTGGGATACTTGGTGGCTGTCCTATTACAGAAAACAACCAAGAAATTTCATTGCTGAACTTAAAGCATCGAGTCTGGTTTCGTGTTTCCGTTCCATTACTGAGCCAGTCCCTCTGTGTCCGTAGTTCATCGGTTGTAATTAAAGATGATCTTGTTATTTTAGGTGGTGGTGCATCTTGTTATGCATTTGGAACCAAATTCAGTCAACCAATAATTCTTGATCTGCATTCAGTGGAGTCTATGTTTCAATATGATAGGAACAAAGATGACACAGTTCAAAGTCGTGATGCAATATCTGCTGCTGACTTGCCAAGAGATGGGCAAAATGGCATCTTTGATCATGATACAAAATCACAAGATGCTTGTTCTGGTGGTTTGATGGATTCAGGCCCTCTGGTTCTTCAACTGGAGAAGACGTATGCCAAATTAGCAAAAGACATTCTGAAAAAGTTTGGATGGTTGGATCTTTCTAGAAAAGTTCGAGTGAGCCATGATAATGGCCATGTTCTTTTTCCTATTAAAGAAGCTTTCCGAGTCCTAAATGCTGAAGAGCATATCAAGATGACACATGATGTTTCATCTACCTTTGGGGAATCATTATTGTTTACTGAAAAGAAACTTGTCGTAGACAACCTATCTCTTAAGGATGCATTAAATATTTTGTCATCTTGCAGTGGTTCCTTTATGAAAGATGAACTAGCCATCAGCCGAAAGCCTTCCAAGTCTCCTCAAACCATCATGAAAGAACTTGTATCTTCTCTACTGGAAAGTAAAGGGATGCCCCCTCAGTTGTTGGAGCAGCTTCCAGCTAGGTTTGTTTCTCTGATAAAAATATCTATTGTCATTACAACTATGGTTGCTCTTGCTTGCTTAATGTCATTCTGATGTAGGTGGGAGACACTTGGTGATGTCGTCATACTTCCGAAGACATGTTTTAAGAATCCATTGTGGGAATCAGTTAGCGAGGAACTTTGGCCACTAGTTgccaagtcacttggtgcacaACGTCTTGCACGCCAAGTTAGTACTGGATGAACTCTTTATTAGTGAACCTATAACATCTATTTGGGCTGCTATTTCTCTTGAAGTCAATACCTTGTATGTTCATGTGGTCTCCCGTCCTCAATTGAATTTCCATGTTAAGTATTTTTATTCTTACAATTTGTGACTTGGCTTGTGGCAAGCATTTGGTTACCCTACCAAGCATTTGTTTCTGTTGGGGAGGCCCTTTTCAATATGATTCATTCAATCTGTCCTTTTTTGGCAGGGTAAAATCATGCCAAATGGTACAAGAGATAGTACACTGGAACTTCTTCTGGGTGATAATGGATGGGTTACCCATTATGAAAATGGCATCTGCTATTCACTTGATGCAACAAAATGCATGTTTTCTTCTGGTAATCGTTCAGAGAAACTTCGCATGGGACAGCTAAACTGCAGAGATGAGGTGGT encodes:
- the LOC110432829 gene encoding tRNA wybutosine-synthesizing protein 2/3/4 isoform X2 codes for the protein MDFGRRKAAALAALSSPTPDKSPKGGVDAPIAPLLDVLNSHPDLFTTSSCSGRVSVLAQPPPQHEGQGDGATKPKKKARGGGWVYVSHDPADPDAVVEQLFGGSGSGVAGDELVFRFEPMIVAVECRDAAAAAALVAAAIGAGFRESGITSLQKRAMVAIRCSIRMEVPLGQIDELVVSPEYVRYLVRIANSKMEANKRRMDGFLDLFQTKGLSYSSELSNNCNGSGGQSVDYEASMGPEVKIPLDKCAKTNDEYLVTKRRNGGHSCDDDDTGSIEARYFGNQDSAWSKGAKHGFGNAKRLLTQEKLSEKKNHLSTTTLKISGEPIEKLFLWGQSSCVFTVGEEQQVLTFGGFGGPGRHARRNYSLLLDHKSGFLIEMIFKASPSPRMGHTVTAVGNSTYLIGGRGGPSEILDDVWVLLSTGNTWSKVECCGDLFQPRHRHAAAAVASKIYVFGGLSNEGIYSCMNVLDTKNMQWSVLAASGEWPCARHSHSMVSYGTNLFMFGGHDGQRALKDFYSFDTTTLRWNKENTNGGFPSPRFSHCMFIYKNYLGILGGCPITENNQEISLLNLKHRVWFRVSVPLLSQSLCVRSSSVVIKDDLVILGGGASCYAFGTKFSQPIILDLHSVESMFQYDRNKDDTVQSRDAISAADLPRDGQNGIFDHDTKSQDACSGGLMDSGPLVLQLEKTYAKLAKDILKKFGWLDLSRKVRVSHDNGHVLFPIKEAFRVLNAEEHIKMTHDVSSTFGESLLFTEKKLVVDNLSLKDALNILSSCSGSFMKDELAISRKPSKSPQTIMKELVSSLLESKGMPPQLLEQLPARWETLGDVVILPKTCFKNPLWESVSEELWPLVAKSLGAQRLARQGKIMPNGTRDSTLELLLGDNGWVTHYENGICYSLDATKCMFSSGNRSEKLRMGQLNCRDEVVVDLFAGIGYFVLPFLVKANAKLVYACEWNPHALEALRRNVSDNSVEDRCIILEGDNRVTAPKGVADRVCLGLLPSSECSWATAVEALSVQRRFYIERSTA
- the LOC110432829 gene encoding tRNA wybutosine-synthesizing protein 2/3/4 isoform X3, which produces MDFGRRKAAALAALSSPTPDKSPKGGVDAPIAPLLDVLNSHPDLFTTSSCSGRVSVLAQPPPQHEGQGDGATKPKKKARGGGWVYVSHDPADPDAVVEQLFGGSGSGVAGDELVFRFEPMIVAVECRDAAAAAALVAAAIGAGFRESGITSLQKRAMVAIRCSIRMEVPLGQIDELVVSPEYVRYLVRIANSKMEANKRRMDGFLDLFQTKGLSYSSELSNNCNGSGGQSVDYEASMGPEVKIPLDKCAKTNDEYLVTKRRNGGHSCDDDDTGSIEARYFGNQDSAWSKGAKHGFGNAKRLLTQEKLSEKKNHLSTTTLKISGEPIEKLFLWGQSSCVFTVGEEQQVLTFGGFGGPGRHARRNYSLLLDHKSGFLIEMIFKASPSPRMGHTVTAVGNSTYLIGGRGGPSEILDDVWVLLSTGNTWSKVECCGDLFQPRHRHAAAAVASKIYVFGGLSNEGIYSCMNVLDTKNMQWSVLAASGEWPCARHSHSMVSYGTNLFMFGGHDGQRALKDFYSFDTTTLRWNKENTNGGFPSPRFSHCMFIYKNYLGILGGCPITENNQEISLLNLKHRVWFRVSVPLLSQSLCVRSSSVVIKDDLVILGGGASCYAFGTKFSQPIILDLHSVESMFQYDRNKDDTVQSRDAISAADLPRDGQNGIFDHDTKSQDACSGGLMDSGPLVLQLEKTYAKLAKDILKKFGWLDLSRKVRVSHDNGHVLFPIKEAFRVLNAEEHIKMTHDVSSTFGESLLFTEKKLVVDNLSLKDALNILSSCSGSFMKDELAISRKPSKSPQTIMKELVSSLLESKGMPPQLLEQLPARWETLGDVVILPKTCFKNPLWESVSEELWPLVAKSLGAQRLARQGKIMPNGTRDSTLELLLGDNGWVTHYENGICYSLDATKCMFSSGNRSEKLRMGQLNCRDEG
- the LOC110432829 gene encoding tRNA wybutosine-synthesizing protein 2/3/4 isoform X1 encodes the protein MDFGRRKAAALAALSSPTPDKSPKGGVDAPIAPLLDVLNSHPDLFTTSSCSGRVSVLAQPPPQHEGQGDGATKPKKKARGGGWVYVSHDPADPDAVVEQLFGGSGSGVAGDELVFRFEPMIVAVECRDAAAAAALVAAAIGAGFRESGITSLQKRAMVAIRCSIRMEVPLGQIDELVVSPEYVRYLVRIANSKMEANKRRMDGFLDLFQTKGLSYSSELSNNCNGSGGQSVDYEASMGPEVKIPLDKCAKTNDEYLVTKRRNGGHSCDDDDTGSIEARYFGNQDSAWSKGAKHGFGNAKRLLTQEKLSEKKNHLSTTTLKISGEPIEKLFLWGQSSCVFTVGEEQQVLTFGGFGGPGRHARRNYSLLLDHKSGFLIEMIFKASPSPRMGHTVTAVGNSTYLIGGRGGPSEILDDVWVLLSTGNTWSKVECCGDLFQPRHRHAAAAVASKIYVFGGLSNEGIYSCMNVLDTKNMQWSVLAASGEWPCARHSHSMVSYGTNLFMFGGHDGQRALKDFYSFDTTTLRWNKENTNGGFPSPRFSHCMFIYKNYLGILGGCPITENNQEISLLNLKHRVWFRVSVPLLSQSLCVRSSSVVIKDDLVILGGGASCYAFGTKFSQPIILDLHSVESMFQYDRNKDDTVQSRDAISAADLPRDGQNGIFDHDTKSQDACSGGLMDSGPLVLQLEKTYAKLAKDILKKFGWLDLSRKVRVSHDNGHVLFPIKEAFRVLNAEEHIKMTHDVSSTFGESLLFTEKKLVVDNLSLKDALNILSSCSGSFMKDELAISRKPSKSPQTIMKELVSSLLESKGMPPQLLEQLPARWETLGDVVILPKTCFKNPLWESVSEELWPLVAKSLGAQRLARQGKIMPNGTRDSTLELLLGDNGWVTHYENGICYSLDATKCMFSSGNRSEKLRMGQLNCRDEVVVDLFAGIGYFVLPFLVKANAKLVYACEWNPHALEALRRNVSDNSVEDRCIILEGDNRVTAPKGVADRVCLGLLPSSECSWATAVEALRIGGGILHIHGNVNDSDETRWLDNVVESISNIAKNHGLSWNVLVEHVERVKWYGPHIRHLVVDVRCRQI